AAGAGGGCAAAATGAATCTTTCATCTACATCCACAGAGGAGCTTTACGAAGCTAATCCAACTGGCATGGTGCTAATGCCTCCAACTGCCAAATGTAACCTTGTGAAAGattgtattattgcattattattcCTTATATGTTATTTATTAGTGGAGTGATTTTATATTCTTGAtctgatgcattttttttattattaggacATATAATATTTTGTGCTACTGTAGGCTGCTGCATTTGTTGTAGTTTTGTCTATATTCCTATAAAAGTCCTGTGGGTATTTACAGTAAACTGGGTCCCAactctttttcattttccaaaTGATGCATTATCTTATTTGATagaacagaaatctgaacatttGATAAAGCCAggttaaaaactcttgttttattATGTTAATATATTTCAGCCAAAAGTTTTTGCAATGTTAGATATCAGTTTTTATCACTGTCAAAAAACACTGTCAACAGtcataaaaaatagattttacaatgttttcagaaaaaagttctataaatcaggctatgaatgatatatgaCCAAACTGCTGTGAAATAAGATAATTGATTAGTCTTCACTGATGGGACAGATGATCATAGGTGCAGAGTTTCCACCATCATTTTTCATGGGACAGAAGTATGGAAAGAGTTTCTCAGTGAAGTTGCAGCCAGTAAAGGAATACATAAGAGCTGCAGCATCTACGTCATAAAAGGAGACAAGACTGTCCTCATAGTCCACAAACACCCCCACCTTCCGGGGCTTAGACTTTAGAGAGAGACGAACTGGAGGGGTGTCAAGAGCTGTGTACTCATTGACATTTCTCAACCATAAACTGTAGTTACCGTACAGACGGCCCAGTGTGATCTGTGTCTTCCTGTTGATCGACTCTGTGGTCACTCCTAAATCCCATTTAGTCTTTCCTTCGACTAGAACCTCATAGTAAAATCTGCCTGAAGAGAAACTCTGCTTTCCTAAAACACAGCGATTGAGAGTAAATCTCTCCGGGTTGTCTGGAAGGTCTTTCTTAACACCATGATACACTACTTTCCCATCATCAGACAGGGTGAGGTTGGGATGTGCTGTATCAGGATCAAAAGTCACGTCCACTGCATACTGCTGGACTCTCTTCAGCTCAGCTGTAAACAGTTTCTTCATCTCTGCACTGATTGTCTCTCCCAGCTGAGACACAGCTCTCATCACAGTCCCCTTATATGATGGACAGATGCTCACCTCTCTCCAGTTCTTGGTGGGTGTTGGATGGAGGGTGTTTAGGGACTGGACAGTCTGGAGAAAATGGAGGTGGTCTTCAGAGTGTGAGAGCTGCTCCAGCTCTGTGCTCCTCTTCAACAACGTAGAGATTTCCTGTTCCAGCTCTCTGGTAAAGCCTTCAGCCTGTTTTTCTGTCGTTTCCTGCTTCTCTTTGACTGTGTCGATGAAATTGGCCTGTGCTTTCTCAACAGACTCCTTCAGAGAAGTAAAGACCTGAACACCTTCTGCAATCTCTCTGTCTGCGTTTTCCTTACTGAGGTCGACCAAGTCTTTAATCTCCTGAATCTTTAGTTGTCTCTTCTGGATCATGAGCTGAACTTCAGCCTCTGTTTTCCACAGAGTTGCCTTCTTCTGTTCATATCCTTCTTTCAGTGGAACAAACTCATGTGTCCTATGGTCCAAAACAGGGCAGAGCATGCAGACGCATGTCTGATCTGTCTTACAGAACAGCTCCAGGGGTTTATCGTGCTTCAGACACATCCTGTCCTCCAGGTTCGCCACAGGGTCGATCAGCTGATGTCTTTTCAGGCCGAATATTGTCAGATGAGGTTCCAGGTGAGTCTCACAGTAGGAGACCAGACACACCAGGCAGGACTTCAAGGCCTGTAGTTTGGTTCCAGTGCAGAGGTCACAGAGAACTTCTCCTGTTGTGGACACTTGTTGCTCTgagctgctgatgctgctgaaGCTGCTGGCGCTACTCCTTCTGCTGTCTGCTTTTTGTTGAGCTGTCTGTTTGAACTGAGCAGCCATCTTCGAGATGAAAGTATTGATGTGAAGCTCTGGTCTTGTGTCAAAAACCATTTCACACATCGGACACTGGTACTGGTCGTGAGTATTCCAGTGTTCATTGATGCAGTTTTTGCAGAAGTTGTGTCCACAAGACGTGGTGACCGGATCAGTGAAcacatccagacagatggagcacagaaactGATCTTCAGATGGCAGATAGTTTACAGCAGCCATTTCTACACAGgatgagaaagaaaagaaaaacattttattcaaattagtTAAAGAAATAAGTGTAATTACAGCTGcttcaaaattatatatttgatgttttaaattacagtgaacCGACTATATATAACTCATTCTGGCTAATTATGAatctaatataaaaatattttccttaaaatgtattttgtaggtTAATATAGGTATAATTGTGTTAAATAGACACATTATATCATTGCAGGCCCTTGAATCAAATCACAACTGTATTGTGGCAGACTATTGTCCATATTTGTCCAGGTaatcaatatattatattttgattGAACTTCTAAATTGTCACCCTTACTGTTCTCTGGCAAAACAGCTCAGAAAATGTCTACACCCTGTTGTGTAAACCAGTTTGTAATAAAGAATACCACTGTCAACAAATCTCTGCTTCCTTGATGAAAAGCACATCACATTTCCACCAGCTCCTTCACATTAAAAGTCTCTGGCTCTCTGGTGGAAAGCTTTTATTGCGAAACTGGCTGAGCAAATAtagaaaagaaatatataagaAGCGATCAGTAGCCTATAATAGCAGGAAGGTAGGGCTGCATTCCAATAACATGTtgtctttttacttttagtgaaTAATGTAGCCTACCTAACAAGGTATGTGCTGTTGCATGCAACGTTTGGGATTTACTACATTGTCACATCATTAGGCCTTGAAGTTTGACCCTCTTGCTCATAAATGCTGAGGATTATGGGTCAGAAGAGCCAGAAAAACATGCTGGCTTGCTTATTGTGAAATGAGATGTTATTGGACATTCTGGTATATTTTACATACTGCATTTGACATACGAGCTGTCTTGACGTATTAAATCCTTTTCTGGCAAACAGTTTGAGTGAAACA
This genomic interval from Centropristis striata isolate RG_2023a ecotype Rhode Island chromosome 14, C.striata_1.0, whole genome shotgun sequence contains the following:
- the LOC131984323 gene encoding E3 ubiquitin-protein ligase TRIM39-like translates to MAAVNYLPSEDQFLCSICLDVFTDPVTTSCGHNFCKNCINEHWNTHDQYQCPMCEMVFDTRPELHINTFISKMAAQFKQTAQQKADSRRSSASSFSSISSSEQQVSTTGEVLCDLCTGTKLQALKSCLVCLVSYCETHLEPHLTIFGLKRHQLIDPVANLEDRMCLKHDKPLELFCKTDQTCVCMLCPVLDHRTHEFVPLKEGYEQKKATLWKTEAEVQLMIQKRQLKIQEIKDLVDLSKENADREIAEGVQVFTSLKESVEKAQANFIDTVKEKQETTEKQAEGFTRELEQEISTLLKRSTELEQLSHSEDHLHFLQTVQSLNTLHPTPTKNWREVSICPSYKGTVMRAVSQLGETISAEMKKLFTAELKRVQQYAVDVTFDPDTAHPNLTLSDDGKVVYHGVKKDLPDNPERFTLNRCVLGKQSFSSGRFYYEVLVEGKTKWDLGVTTESINRKTQITLGRLYGNYSLWLRNVNEYTALDTPPVRLSLKSKPRKVGVFVDYEDSLVSFYDVDAAALMYSFTGCNFTEKLFPYFCPMKNDGGNSAPMIICPISED